From the Lathyrus oleraceus cultivar Zhongwan6 chromosome 4, CAAS_Psat_ZW6_1.0, whole genome shotgun sequence genome, one window contains:
- the LOC127135251 gene encoding zinc finger BED domain-containing protein DAYSLEEPER-like — MASIKDEDTLIRDMAERMMIKFEKYWSDYSVVLALGAVLDPRIKLTYLEYMYEKVDPLTSTIKTNEIKHKLYTLFEIYRRLHTSSSTTSQTPSSITRGESSSHALTKSLFNDLKAHKQQLATETGKSQLDVYLDEASVDLSYQNFDDLNVLQWWKENWNRFKELSLLARDLLGIPITTVAYESAFSIGSIILNKYRSRLLSKNVEALICTRSWLHGFNSFGT; from the exons ATGGCAAGCATCAAAGATGAAGACACTCTTATAAGAGACATGGCTGAAAGAATGATGATCAAGTTTGAGAAGTATTGGAGTGATTATAGTGTGGTTCTTGCTCTAGGAGCGGTTCTTGACCCAAGGATTAAGCTTACCTATTTGGAATACATGTATGAAAAAGTTGATCCACTTACctcaacaattaaaacaaatgaaATCAAGCATAAATTGTACACTCTCTTTGAGATATATCGTCGCCTTCATACTTCGTCTTCTACAACCTCTCAAACTCCATCTTCCATCACTAGAGGGGAATCAAGTTCACACGCGTTGACTAAAAGTTTGTTCAAT GATTTGAAAGCACACAAACAACAACTTGCAACAGAGACCGGAAAGTCTCAACTTGATGTTTATTTGGATGAGGCAAGTGTGGATTTAAGTTATCAAAATTTTGATGACTTGAATGTTCTTCAATGGTGGAAGGAGAATTGGAATAGGTTTAAAGAGTTATCTTTATTGGCTCGTGATTTGTTAGGCATCCCTATTACTACTGTTGCATATGAATCTGCTTTCAGTATTGGTTCGATCATTCTAAACAAATATAGAAGTCGCTTGTTGTCGAAGAATGTAGAGGCATTGATTTGTACTCGCAGTTGGCTTCACGGTTTCAACAGTTTTGGTACATAA